GCAGTCCAGCCGGCTTTATGGGCCATTTCGATCGCAGCAAGGGTCTCACTCAAGGTACCGATCTGATTTACTTTGATCAGGATTGAGTTACCACATTTTTCCTCGATTCCTCTTTTCAGGAACTTCACGTTGGTAACCAACAGGTCATCTCCTACTAACTGACACTTGTCGCCGATTTTCTCAGTAAGCAATGCCCACCCTTTCCAGTCGTTCTCATCACAACCGTCCTCGATGCTGTCGATTGGGTATTTTTCAGTAAGTGAAGCCAGGTAATCTACTTGCTCTTCGATAGACCTTACACTTCCGCTATCTCCTTCGAACTTCTTGTAGTTGTATTGGCCATCTTCGAAAAACTCAGAAGATGCACAGTCCATTGCAATGGTAATGTCCGAACCAGCTTTGTATCCGGCATTGTCAATGGCTTTCAATACACTATCCAGGGCCTCTTCGGTACCACCAGTGAAGTTAGGAGCAAACCCACCTTCGTCACCAACAGCAGTACTCAAGCCTTTGTCTTTCAAAATCTTTTTCAGGTGATGGAAAATCTCAGCTCCCATCCGCAATGCCTCAGAAAACGTAGGTGCTCCGACAGGGCGGATCATGAATTCCTGAAATGCAATCGGTGCGTCAGAATGCGATCCGCCATTGATGATGTTCATCATAGGAACAGGCAAGGTGTGCGCATTTACACCCCCCAGGTATCTGAACAAAGACTGACCAGACTCCTCTGCCGCCGCTTTAGCTACTGCCAAAGAAACGCCAAGGATTGCATTGGCACCCAGCTTACTTTTGTTTTCAGTACCATCCAGTTCGATCATCAGGTCATCGATCAGTTTCTGATCCAATGCAGAGTATCCGACGATCTCAGGTGCGATGATCTCATTCACATTCTCAACTGCTTTGAGTACGCCTTTGCCCAGGTATTTGGACTTATCACCGTCTCTTAGCTCTACAGCCTCATTTTCCCCGGTAGAAGCCCCTGATGGTACCGCTGCACGACCAAGAATGCCATTTTCAGTAACCACATCTACTTCTACAGTAGGATTTCCCCGCGAATCCAGAATCTGTCTGGCATGCACGCTTTCTATGATACTCATGATTTGTTTTCTGTTATTAAGTTTATAAAATCATCAAATAAGTAGGTAGAATCATGTGGGCCTGGCGAAGACTCGGGGTGATATTGTACAGAAAACGCCGGCTTGTCTAAGACCCGAAGGCCTTCCACAGTATTATCATTGAGGTCAATGTGGGTCAATTCGGCCCGACCAGATGCTTCCAGTTCTTCCATGTTCACAGCAAAACCGTGATTTTGGGAAGTGATCTCACCCAGGCCTCTTTTCAAATTCTTTACAGGGTGATTTAATCCCCGGTGACCATGGTGCATTTTATAAGTACCGATTCCTACCGCGCGTGCCAGGATCTGATTTCCTAAGCAAATACCAAAAGTAGGCTGATCATCATCAAGAATGGCTTTTACCGTATCCACGGCATAATCCATTACACCTGGATCTCCTGGTCCGTTTGATAAGAAATATCCATCAGGTTTCCAGGCCTTCAAGTCCTCATAGGAAGTTTTGGCAGGGAATACGCGTACTTTACAATTTCTTTTGACGAAGTTTTTCAAGATGGATCGTTTCACACCTAAGTCCAACACCGCAATTTTCAACCCATCTGCGTCTTCATTGAGATCGTAAGGTTCTGCAGTGGTTACTTTGGAAGACAACTCCAATTGCTCCATGTTGGGTACCTCCGCAAGTTTGGACTTCAACGCTTCAACTTCATCCAGCTCCGAGGAAATGATCGCGTTCATCGCACCGGACTTGCGTACATGACGGACCAGTTTTCTGGTATCAATACCCGCAATTCCTACCGTATCATGTCTTTTCAGATAGTCATCTAATGACTCCTCAGAGGTCAAACGACTGTGTCTTTGAGTAAACTCATTGACCACCAACCCTTTGATCATAGGATGTGCTGATTCGTCCTCTTCAGGATGAACACCGTAATTTCCTATATGTGCTGTGGTGTTGATGATGATCTGACCATAATAAGAAGGATCTGTGTAGATCTCCTGATATCCGGTCATTCCCGTGTTGAAACAAATCTCGCCACCTGAAGTGCCGATCTTACCAATGGCATAGCCTTCGAAAAAAGAACCATCTTCAAGCAATAGCACTGCTTTGATTCTTTCAGGGTTTAGGTCGTGCTTTGTCATGGGGAGCAAAATTATAAAATAAATTGCCGATGCGTAGCTATAATTTACCGCAACGATTGCAGTACTTATCCCTGCCTGCTACGCCAGAATTGATCGTCATATTTTCGTTTGAATGGCAGGCAAATATGTTTCTCCCGATAGTGGGCCAGTTCGTACCAGGTATTGAAGCCAGCCGCTGTAAAAATTCGCTCAGCGAGACCATACCAATCCCTCGGATTTTCACCTAAAAGCAGGTGACTACCTTTAGGGACTGAAGCCTCAAAATCAGATAAAACAATTATTCGGGGACGTTTCTTTTCTATAAATGCCAGATCAAACGCATGGTCAATCAGTAATGCTAATTCTTCTTCCGAACTACTATGAACCACTAACCAGATGGGTTGCTCTGATTGACCTAAAGGGTGCCTGTTTTCTTCCGCGAATGAAGAAGCTGAAAAATCAACTGAAGTAATTGCCCGGCTATGCTTGTCTAGATATTCCTGATATTCCGCCTCCAGCGATTCAAACCGATAGACATTTGTGAATTGAATAGGCGCTTGAATCATTGGGAGATAATTTTCCCAAATCAATCGACGGGCCAGTAAATTCACTTCAGCCCCTTGAAAAATACCTACCTCCAGTTCTCCTAGGATTCCCACAGGGAACGTATCGATGTACCATTTTTCAATGTCATTGCTTCTGGAGATTTCTAAAAGAAAGGATCGCAATGCCACAGCATCCTTTTGAGCCAATTCCGGTACGACAATCAATTCATCCGTATCGAAATAAGTAGCTGCTTTTGGGTTAGCGACGATGACCTTTTTAGGAACATCAAAACCTGCTTGTTGAATAAAGGAGTGAACCCGTGTAAAATGACCCCAACCTCCCCCGAGCGCATAAAAGACAATCACTGTCCGGATTTCAAGACTTCCGCAGCCAAAATCACGCGCTCCTTGAGTGGAATTTCTTCAATCAATAGCATCCCTGAAGCCAGAGAGTTTTTAAAATTCCTCAGGTTATAATTTCCCATTTTGAATTGTGCCGATTTCGGATCAAATATGGCCACATATTGTTCTTCCCCGTCTATTTTCACTTTTAGTTTATCTGAATCCGAAAAGCCTACTCGAAAGGCATTTTGCATTTCTTCATTATCACTGATCTTAAGGTAATCTTCATAATGTTTTACTTTCCAGATCAATTCCTCTTGCGCGTCTCTCAGTTTGAATCCTGCATCCGAATACTTGATCACAAAAGCCACCTGATCGGAGCTATTCCTGTACTTCCGTTTATCCTCCCGAGATTGAATGCCCCATAGTTCCTTACCTTCAATCGCAACACGTACTTCATTCTCATCGAGGGCAATTTTACCGATCAGGGCATTGTCTAAAGAAGTGATGTAATATTCAGCTAGTTGTGCAGAGGCCTCTTCTCGCGGAGTGGTTGTCGCAACTCCTGCGGTTTGTTTCGCCGAACGTTCACCGGAACAACCCATAGTGGAAACAAGGAGGATAACAGCCGCCCAAAATGATTTACTGCAAATGTTTGATGTATTCTTCGGTCTCATGTTCCGAGGTATATTGATTTAGAATCTTTTGTTGAAGTGCCTTCCCCATTTCTTCTCGAAATTCATGGGCAGCAAAATCATATAGTACCCTGCGACAGGCGTCAAGATCACCGGCTTTAAATAGGAGGCCATCTTTATTATGTTCTAACAGGTCTTTCATACCATCTACTGCTGACGCAATCACGGGGATGCCTAGTGCACCTGCTTCCAGC
This DNA window, taken from Cytophagales bacterium, encodes the following:
- the eno gene encoding phosphopyruvate hydratase gives rise to the protein MSIIESVHARQILDSRGNPTVEVDVVTENGILGRAAVPSGASTGENEAVELRDGDKSKYLGKGVLKAVENVNEIIAPEIVGYSALDQKLIDDLMIELDGTENKSKLGANAILGVSLAVAKAAAEESGQSLFRYLGGVNAHTLPVPMMNIINGGSHSDAPIAFQEFMIRPVGAPTFSEALRMGAEIFHHLKKILKDKGLSTAVGDEGGFAPNFTGGTEEALDSVLKAIDNAGYKAGSDITIAMDCASSEFFEDGQYNYKKFEGDSGSVRSIEEQVDYLASLTEKYPIDSIEDGCDENDWKGWALLTEKIGDKCQLVGDDLLVTNVKFLKRGIEEKCGNSILIKVNQIGTLSETLAAIEMAHKAGWTAVVSHRSGETEDNTIADIAVATNAGQIKTGSLSRSDRMAKYNQLLRIEEELGEIAHYPSK
- the carA gene encoding glutamine-hydrolyzing carbamoyl-phosphate synthase small subunit, which encodes MTKHDLNPERIKAVLLLEDGSFFEGYAIGKIGTSGGEICFNTGMTGYQEIYTDPSYYGQIIINTTAHIGNYGVHPEEDESAHPMIKGLVVNEFTQRHSRLTSEESLDDYLKRHDTVGIAGIDTRKLVRHVRKSGAMNAIISSELDEVEALKSKLAEVPNMEQLELSSKVTTAEPYDLNEDADGLKIAVLDLGVKRSILKNFVKRNCKVRVFPAKTSYEDLKAWKPDGYFLSNGPGDPGVMDYAVDTVKAILDDDQPTFGICLGNQILARAVGIGTYKMHHGHRGLNHPVKNLKRGLGEITSQNHGFAVNMEELEASGRAELTHIDLNDNTVEGLRVLDKPAFSVQYHPESSPGPHDSTYLFDDFINLITENKS